DNA sequence from the Roseibium sp. HPY-6 genome:
CCGCCTTGGCGGTGGCGCACATCTAAGTCTCGTGACACTTCGTACTGCAGACATTTCCGCCATTGAGCCTGACTTGCTTGGCTGGGGAATGACACCGCTCTCGATCCAGACGGTCGAACCGTTTGGGTTCACTCTTTACTTTTATGCTTTCACGGATGAGGTGCCACCGAACGCGGATATCAGGGCAGTCGAGAACCGTACCTGGGTTTACCAGCGGCCCTACACGGTTTTGGAAATCCAGCATGTGGATGCACTTAGGTCCGAGACGCATCCCGCGCATCTGGCAGCCGGGTATGCCGGGCTGACCATCGGTGGTATCAGCAACAACGTTCATCTCGAGCGTCTCCGCATCCGGGGATAGGACTTCGACGGCTAGGTAACGCCGGACGAATTCCGACATCCGTACCGGGAGCGGATATGGGTCAGAACCACGGGGTGCTTAAGCTTTTCCCGCGTGCAGACAGGATTTCTTAGGACTTGCCGGAAATGATCGCCTGAAGAACGGGCGGAAATTCAAAATCCCTTCCGATTGCGTTTCTGTATCTGAGCTTAAGCTCGGTTCGAGAAGAGAGTGTTTTGGTTTGAGCGGGTCACTGGAAAAGTATTTCGACGATCTGGCAGCAGGAGATCCGGAAAGCCTGTTTCTGCTCGTAGCCCTATATTTTCTTCTGGCGGCAACATACTCACTTATCTACTGCTTCAGATTGCGGAATTGGCCGAGCGTCATCGGTCAGCTCCAAAGCGATGAAGTGTCGGCCTGGCATTCGGATGCAATTGCTGGTGACCGGCAATACTTCTCGAGGGCGACCTATACCTATGAGGTCGACGGAAAACAGTATGAAGGCCATCGCGTCAGCCCGTTTTACATGACCGCGTCGCACAATGTCAGGTTCCTTTTGGAGTACCAGCGCAAAGGCATCGAAAGGCCTACACCAAACACCGCCAGAGTTTTCTACAACAAAAACAAGCCACAAAAGTCTTATCTGGTGGTGCCGGGCTGGTTGGGTATCAGCATTGTAATCGCCTTTGGAGTAACACCCATGTTGCTCCACGTGTTTGTTTGACAGACGTCCCGAACGCATTGCGCAGCGATGCAGCCATGCGCGCCGCAGGTGGTGCAACAGCACGTGAAAAAGCAGCGCCACCGCCCGGAATTTTCACACTCCATTAACCATAAGTTGAAAAAAATGCCTGCATCTTTAGCGCGAATCCCGCGCATGAACACTTACCGGTGCAGGGGGCTATGATCGGAAGAGTTTCTCTTATTCTATTTGCGTGTCTATTGTCGGGAGCGTCGCAAGCGGCGGGCTACAACGCGCCCGCAACATCGCAATATCAGGCATCTACGCTGCGGGGCAGTATCGGCTTAAGGTACTGGTACAGCCAGAACAACTCGGAGATGGATACAGGCGACTTCAACTGGAACAATGTTGATGGCGTGTCCTCACATACTGCAGAGATTGTTGGCGAGCTGGAAGACCTGACAACGAATGTGTTCGTGCGCGGCTATGCAGGTCTGGGCCGAAACTCGGGCGGAGAGGGTGACTTCTACACCAATCCGAGCGGAGACCTGGAAGAAACGGCGCTCGGATATGTGGTCGTTGACGGAGGCTGGCGCTTTGCCGAATTTGCCAACGGCCAGATCAAGATGAAGGGTTTCGTCGGGTATCACTATCTGAATGACAGTATCGATGCCGTGGACAGGAATACCGTTATCGAGCAGAGGCGCCAATGGCATGCGCTCCGTGTCGGCCTCACAGCCGAAGGCGATGTCAGCGATCGTTTCAGCTGGTCCTTCGACGTAGCGGCCGTACCATGGAGCCACAACCGTGTCGAAACATGGGAAAGCAACTGGACTTATGGTGTCGAGGCTGATGCGATGCTCAATTTCGATCTGACGAGCAACTGGCAGATCGGCGTTGGTGGACGGTACTGGTGGCTTCAGTCGAACTTCGACCGCCGCTATGTCTTCACCGGCGAGAAAGTCGTTTTTGAACAGAACTATCAGCGATACGGTCTGCTCCTGGAAAGCCGGTATCTCTTCTGATCTCACCACCTGGAGATCCGCGCAAGCAGTCGCGGATCTCTTTTCGGTTCATTCATTCGAAATCAGCGTGGACTCGAGCGCACCCAGCAAGCGGACCAATGAAGGTTTGATTCTCTCCGCGTCGGCGGGGCTGAGGGCGGAAAGCAATTTGTCTTCGTGGTCCTGGGCCTCTTCGACGAGACGTTCGCTCAGAGCCTGACCTTCGCTGGTCAGATAGACCCGTACGCGCCTGCCATCCCCCTGATCGCTTCTACGCGCAACCAATCCCCGCTTTTCCATCTGATCAACGATGCGGGTCATGCGGGACTGTTCCATAAGGGAAAATCGCGCCAGCTGCGTGATCATAAGGCCATCCTGATCGAACAGACAGGCAAGCACGCGCCATTCGGGAACACGCAGGCCGAGTTCACGCACGCGCGCATGAAACTGGTGGCTGGCTGCTTCGCTGGAGGCCGCCAGCAGATAAAGCAAATATGAAGAAACGAATTTTCCCGGTGCCTGTGCCAATGAGTGTCCCCGACGTGAGCGATTATGTTCAAGGCTCTTGTGCCAACCCGCAATCCTGAAATGCTTCATCGGATCGTGGTCTCGCTTATCAGGCATCGACCACATCCCTCATCCGGAGGAGCTGCGCTGGCAGCGTATCGAAGGATAGGTCAAAAAGTCAGCACCTGCGGCCCAACCTTCGATACGGGCCTTGCCGGTCCGGCTCAGAATGAGGGTTTGGTCTGACGCGTTGAAATACCTGCGAAACCGTTTTTCGTTTAGCCCGGAATATTTCGGAAAAAAAGAGGCTTGACTCAATTTATATGAAATTTCATATTTTATGGAGAGGAGGGACGCCGGTGAAACTTGTTCTTGAAAGTGTCGAACCGGAAACGGAAGCGATCCGTGTTTTCAGGTTTCGCGAACAGGCGGGCGGAAGGCTGCCGGGGTACGAGCCGGGCGCGCATATCGATTTCGATCTCGGTGCGCCAGGCACCCGTAGCTATTCTCTGATCGACTGGCCTGATGCGTCGCAACTTTACACGATCGCAGTTCAGCGGGAAGACGACGGCACGGGCGGATCAAAGGCGATGCACGCGCTTTCCCTTGGCGATGAAGTTTCTGCGTCCGGTCCCAAGAATGATTTCCGGCTTGTTGAAAACGCGCCCCACACTCTGCTTTTGGCGGGCGGCATTGGCATCACGCCCCTGATATCTATGGCAACGCAATTGCAGTCCACCGGCAGGTCGTTCAAGCTTCATTATTGCGCCCGGACTGAGGAGCGGATGGGGTTCGCGGAAGCCCTGAAGACTGCGTTCGGGAGCGCTGTCACGCTGTATTTTGACGACCGGTCCCCACTTGACCTTTCGAAGCTGTTGAACGAGCAGGAAACGGGCACGCATCTTTATGTGTGCGGGCCCAGAGGCATGATCGATGCGGCGCGAGCAGCAGCTTCGCAGGCCGGCATTGCGGATGATGCGGTGCATGTCGAGCTTTTCAATTCACCTGAGAAATCGGCCGAAGAGTCATCATTTGAAGTCGAGGTCCACGGCACCGGCCAGGTTGTGTCTGTGGCACCGGACCAGACGATCATCGAAGCGCTCGAAGCAGCCGGCCTGGACGTCATGTACGATTGCCAGCGCGGCGATTGCGGCATCTGCCAAACTGATGTGGTCAGTGGTGAGCCCGATCACCGCGATGTCGTCCTGTCCGATGCTGAAAAAGCATCCGGCAAGGTCATGCAGATCTGTGTCAGCCGAGCAAAATCAGCCCGTCTGGTACTTGATCTGTAATCGCCACAAACGTTGAGGGTCCCAGACCGGAGGAGGAGCCAGCATGCGGACAGCCAGCGAAATCACCGCGATGTTCACCGGACCGCAGGTGCACCGGGACGTTTACACGAGCCCGGAAATCTACCGGTTGGAGATGAAGCATCTCTTTGCGAACACTTGGGTGTTCGTTGGTCATGAAAGCCAGACACCGAACAAGGGGGACTATTTCACGACCCAGATCGGCGATCAGCCGGTCATCCAGGTTCGTCACTCCGACGGTGAGATTTACGTCCTCTTCAATCGGTGCCCGCACAAGGGCACGAAGATAGCGATCGACAGAGAGGGAAACACCGGAAAATTCTTCCGTTGCCCCTATCACGCCTGGTCCTTCAAGACCAATGGCTGCCTGCTCGCGATCCCCTTGAAGAAGGGCTACGAGGATACCGGGTTTTCGGAAAGCGAGAGCGCCAAGGGCATGACCCCCGTCGGTGCTGTCCGCAACTATCGAGGCTTTGTCTTTGCCCGCCTCGCGCCAGAGGGAATAGGATTTGAGGATTATTTCGGCGACAGCCTGAGTTCCATCGACAACATGGTCGACCGGTCGCCGGAAGGGCGGCTCGAAATCGCCGGGCCGCCGCTGCGCTACATGCACAAGTGCAACTGGAAAATGCTGGTTGAGAACCAGACGGACACCTGTCACCCGATGGTTGCGCATGAAAGTTCCGCTGGGACGGCTGTGAACATCTGGGAGGAGATGGGCAATCCGGAACCGCGCCCGCCTGCGATGGAGATCATCGCTCCGTTCATGTCGCCTTACGAGTTTTTCGAGAAGATGGGGATACGCACGTGGCCGAACGGTCACGGGCACACGGGCGTCCACCACTCGATCCATTCGGATTATTCCGCCATCCCGGGATATTTCGATGCCTTGTCAGAGGCCTATGGCGAAGAGCGTGCCAAGTCGATCCTTGACGAGAACCGGCACAACACGGTGTATTTCCCGAACATCATGATTAAGGGTCCGATCCAGCAGTTGCGCAATTTCATACCGCTCGGACCCGACAAGACATTGGTGGAAAGCTACATCTACCGGCTCGTCGGCGCGCCGGACCAGCTTCTCGCACGCACGGCCATGTACAACCGGATGATCAATGCTCCGACCTCCATCGTGGGTCATGACGACCTTGAAATGTACGAGCGGGCCCAGGAAGGGCTGATGTCGAATGGCATGGAATGGGTCAACGTCCAGCGCCTCAGGACCGAAGCGGAGGATTTCTCACAGGAAACTGTCGAGAACGGGACGACAGAACGTCAGATGCGCAATCAGTTCGACGCCTGGGTGAAATTCATGACTGTCTCTATGGAGGGGGCGTGATGGCATTTTCGAAAGACCAGGTCATCGACTTCATCTACAACGAGGCGCGCATGCTCGACGAGGGCCGCTATGACGAGTGGCTGTCGCTCTGGCTGGAAGACGGGCACTACTGGATGCCGCTCGATTACAAGCAGACGGACCCGCATCTGGTGACGTCCTTGCTTTATGAGGACATGTTCATGCTGCGCCTGCGTGTCGAGCGCCTGAATGGCGCCAGGACCTTCAGCCAGAAGCCCAAAAGCCGTTGCCATCATGTCATTCAGCGTCCTTTTGTCGACGAGATGACCGAAGACAGGATCGTCACCAACACGTCCATGCACTATGTGGAAACCCGGCTTGATGAACAGTTCTTGCTGGCGTTGACCGCGGTCCATGAACTCGCCGTTGTCGATGGCGCTCTGCGGATCGCCAACAAACGCGTCGACATTCTCAACAGCGATGCCGCTTTCGGCAATATCCAGTTGCTGCCATGAACGCGTCTGCGCCTTCAACGGTCTATGAGATCTTCTCCGTGACGGCCCGTAAGTATCCCGACCGGCCTGTCCTGAACGTGTTGCCAGGGACGGCAGAAATCTACGATCTCGCGCCGGACGAGGTGACTTATGCAGATGCGCTGGAACAGGTGGATCTGATCGCAAGGGAGTTGAAGGCTGCAGGTTATTCTGCGGGCATGCGCGTTGCCCTGCTTCTTGAAAACAGGCCTGCTTTCTTCCTGTACTGGCTCGCTGTAAACAGCATCGGCGGATCCGTCGTGCCGATCAATCCGGACCTGCGGTCCGCAGAGCTGGAATATCTGATCGGACACTCCGAACCCGCCTTGATCGTCGCGATCGCAAGCCGCCATCCGGAGCTTGAAACGGCAAGCAAATCAGCCGGCATGGATGTGCCGGTTATCGTACCCGGTGACAGATTGCCGGGACCACGCAGGGATGCGGTCGTCGCGCGGCCCCTGGAGGGTGAAGCCCGTGAAGCGGCCATTCTTTATACGTCCGGAACCACGGGCAAACCGAAGGGCTGCATTCTGCCGAATACCTATTTCCTGCTTGCAGGACATTGGTATGCAAATGTCGGCGGGTTGGCGAACCTGACTGACGCGGGCGAGCGCATGATCACGCCGCTGCCGGTGTTCCACATGAACGCGATGGCCTATTCCTTCATGGCCATGGTCACCGTCGGCGGGTGCCTGACCGTTCTGGACCGCTTTCACCCGCGTGGATGGTGGTCGGATGTCGCAGCCTCCAAGGCGACATGCCTGCATTATCTCGGCGTGATGCCGTCCATGCTGATGAGCTTTGAACCGTCTCCTGCCGACCGCGCACATTCCGTCCGCTTCGGTTTTGGTGCGGGCGTCGACCCGAAGCTGCAGGTCGCGTTCGAAGAAAGGTTCGGCTTTCCGCTGGTCGAAGCCTGGGCCATGACCGAAACCGGAGCCGGTGCGGTGATCGCGGCATCAACAAAGGATCGCCTCGTCGCCCAGGCCAGCATCGGCAAACCGAAAGCGGAGGTCGAATGCCTGATCATCGACGACGAAGGGACACCATCAGAACGGGGGGAATTGCTGGTGCGCCGTGCTGGAAGCGAACCGCGCTACGGCTTTTTTTCCGAATACTACAAGGACGCGGCCGCAACAGCGGAAGCCTGGGAGGGGGGATGGTTCCACACAGGCGACATCGTCAGGCGTACGCCGGACGGCAACATGTTCTTTGTCGATCGCAAGAAGAACGTCATCAGACGTTCAGGCGAGAACATCGCAGCGGTCGAGGTGGAGTCCATCCTCATGCGGCACCCGGAAATCAAGGCGGCTGGGGTCGCACCGGTTCCGGACCCCGTTCGCGGCGATGAAGTGTTTGCCTGCTTGAGCGTGAAAGACGCCACGCCTGCCAAGGCGGAGGCGATCACGCGTTGGTGCCTGGACCAGATGGCCTATTACAAGGCGCCGGGCTTTATCGCATTCGTCGATAAGCTGCCTCTGACGGCGACCCAGAAGATCCAGCGCGCCGCCCTGAAAGAAATGGCTGGGCGGCTTCTGCATGATCCGGATACTGTTGCAACAGGGCATTTGAAGAAACGGCAGGCCGGTTGATGGGACGACGCGCGGGTTATGATGGGGTTGCGGTTACCGCGCCGTTTTCGGCGCCGTATCAGCGCTATTCCATCGAAACCGCTCACTGGTGGATCGCAAAGGCACTGCGCGGCTCGCTTCAGGCCGCCGGCTTGAAGCCATCTGATCTGGACGGCTTCTCCGTTGCAAGTTTCACCCTGTTTCCGGACACGGCCGTTGGTCTGACCCAGCATCTCGGTCTCGTCCCCAGATGGCTTGATCATATCCCGATGGGCGGGGCCAGCGGTGTCGTGGCATTGCGTCGGGCCGCACGCGCTGTTCAGGCGGGCGATGCCGACATTGTCGCCTGTGTCGCCGGGGACACGAACCACATCGACAGCTTCCGCAACATGCTGTCGAGTTTTTCCCGTTTCGCCCAGGATGCCTCTTACCCCTATGGCTATGGTGGACCCAATGCCAATTTCGCGCTGCTCACGGATCGCTACATGCGCGAATACGGTGCAACCCGAGAGGATTTCGGCCGGATCTGCGTGGCGCAAAGAAAGAATGCTCTGAAATATCCGCATGCGGTGATGAAAAAACCGCTGACGCTGGAAGATTATCTGGCGGCGCGGCCGATTGCTGACCCGATAGCCCTCTTTGACTGTGTGATGCCCTGCGCGGGCTCTGAAGCCTTTCTGGTCATGTCCGTCGAGGAAGCGATGAAGCGGGATCTGCCCTTCGCCACGATCGGCGGCACGATAGAGCGTCACAACGCCCATGCGGATGACCCGATCCAGCTGCGTGGCGGATGGACACTCGACAAGGACGAACTCTACGCCATGTCGGACTGCTCGCCGGAAGATATCGATCTGCTGCAGACCTATGACGACTATCCCGTGATTTCCATGATGCAGATGGAAGACCTTGGCTTTTGTGAAAAGGGCGAGGGCCCGGACTTTGTCAGGCGGAAGGATCTGACTGTCGATGGGGATTTCCCCCACAACACGTCCGGTGGCCAATTGTCCGCTGGCCAGGCTGGCGCTGCGGGTGGCTTTCTGGGGCTCGTAGAAGCGCTCCGTCAGGTGACCGGGACAGCAGGAGACACACAGGTGACCAACGCCCGTGTTGCGATGGTATCCGGCTTCGGCATGATCAACTATGACCGCGGCGTCTGCAGCAGCGCTGCGATCCTGAAATCCGGAAGCGCATAATGACAAAGCCGCTCCAGCCTCCACCCAAAAAGAACCCTCAGAAACGGTCACAATCACCGACGCGACCACCCGAAACACGATCGCGCGCAGCACTGGGTCTGAGCGCTGCGGCCGCGGAAGGCCGCTTTGCGTTGCAGGTGTGCCAGGAGTGTTTCGCTGTTCAATACCCGGCGCGCGATGTTTGCCGGGCGTGCCTCTCGCCGGAACTCGTGTGGCAGGACCAGTCGCCTTCGGGCACCCTCTTGGCCGAAACAACGGTTCGAACGTCGACGAAACTCTATTTCCGCGACCGGACGCCATGGCGCATGGGCTCGGTTCAACTGGACGCCGGGCCAGTCGTTCTCTGCCATGTGCATGGCGATTGCCAGAGCGGCGGCAAGGTCACCCTTCTCAATCGCCTCGATGCGGCCGGGCAAGGTGTACTGCTGGCCATGCCCGAAGAAAGGACGGATCACATGGAAGACGACCCGCAGCTGCGTGCGTTGTCCGCTGACCCCAAGCACCGCCGTATCCTTGTGACGGACTTGCGCAATCCCAACACGCCCGCGCTGGTCAACGCCCTTCTTGATGCCGGAGCTGCAACGGTCTTCGTCGGAGAATCGGAAAGCTGGCGCCCTCATGACAATCGGCATGCTCTGGCGGATCTTGAGAATGTGGAAATACTTCCGCTGGATGTAACCGATGTGGCATCGGTTCAAAAACTTGCCGGCGAGATCGGCGGAAAGACGGATATTCTGATCAACACAGCGCGCTTTGTCCGTCCCGGCGGTGTTCTGGAGCGCGGTGACACGGCCTTTGCACGAGAGGAGATGGAGACCAATTACCTCGGTCTCATGCGCATGGCACAGGCCTTCGGGCCTGGAATGTGTGCGCGCACCGGTGACGGCATCAATTCCGCGGTGGCCTGGGTCAATATCCTGTCCGTGCATGCCCTTTCCAACGCACCGGAGTTTGGCTGCTTTACCGCTTCCAATGCGGCGGCCTACTCGCTCAGCCAGTCTTTGCGCGGGGAATTCAGAGGATCGGGCCTGCGCGTCATGAACGTCTTCACCGGACCGACCGATGACGAATGGCACCAGGCTTTGCCACCGCCCAAAGTGTCCGCTGTCGCAATGGCACGGTCGGTGGTGTCAGGACTGCAGCAGGGGCTGGAAGACGTCTGGTGCGGGGATGTCGCCAAGGAAATTCGGGATCGCTGGCGGCGCGATCCGAAGGTCCTCGAACGCGAACTCACTCAAGGAGGCGAAGGCGCATGACCGTCCTCGACGCTCTGGTTTCCGGCCTGTCTTCCGGCGCGGTCGAGATTATCGATCTCACGCACACACTCGACCCGGATTTCCCGGTCATCGTCTTGCCGCCGGAGTTCGGCCAGTGCGCGCGCTTCCGGATGGAGGAAGTCAGTGCTTATGACCACCGGGGGCCGGCCTGGAAATGGCACAATATCTCCATGTCGGAACACACTGGTACGCATTTCGATGCGCCCTCGCACTGGATTTCCGGGAAGGATGTGGCGCGTGGCTCTGTTGATGAAATTCCGCCCGAAGCCTTTGTTGGCCCGGCAGTGGTGATCGATTGTTCCAATGCGGTGCGCGCGAACGAGGATTTTGAGCTGACACCCGACGTGATCGCAGCCTTTGAAGCCGACCACGGCCGCATTCCGGCGGACAGCTGGGTGCTCATGAGAACCGACTGGTCCAAGCGCCGCGGCGCTGATTATCTGAACATGCGCGATGACGGTCCGCATTCGCCAGGCCCGACGCCGGAGGGCATCCGCTTCCTGATCGAGGAACGCGACATTCGGGGCTTCGGAACGGAAACGATTGGCACTGATGCGGGTCAGGGAGCCCATTACGCGCCGCCTTACCCGGCCCACTACTTCTTGCACGGGGCCGGCAAATACGGCCTGCAATGTCTCAACAACCTGGATCAGTTGCCTGCGACCGGAGCGGTCCTGATGGCAGCTCCCCTGAAAATCAAGAACGGAACCGGCAGCCCGCTCCGCGTTCTGGCGATGGTGAGCAAATGAGTGAATTCACGGCAGTCGTGACCGGCGGCAACAAGGGCATCGGCGCGGATCTTGCCGAAAAACTTCTCGGTCAAGGCTATACGGTTGTCTCTGTGGCGCGCTCGGCTCCCGACAAGGTGCATCCCAATCTGCACTCGGTTGAAGCGGATTTGCTCGATCCGGCAGCCGTTTCGGACGCGGCCAAGGCCATTCAGTCTGAATTCGACGTGTCTCACCTCATTCACAATGCCGGCCTGATCTGGCCGAACCTTGTGGAAGAGGCAAAGCCTGAGGACATAACGGGACTTGCGCAACTTCATCTCGGCTCGGCCCTGACGCTCTTGCAGGCTGTCTTGCCCGGCATGAAGGACCGCCGGTTCGGCCGCGTGATGTTCAATGCATCCCGTGCAGCGCTTGGCGCTCCGACGCGCACGGCTTACAGCGCAAGCAAGGCCGGAATGATCGGGATGGCACGCACCTGGGCGCTTGAGCTTGCGCCGCACGGGATCACCGTCAATGTTGTCGCGCCCGGACCGATCCTGACCGACAATTTCTGGGGCATTGTCGAGAAAGACAGCCCGCAACAGGAGGCGCTTGCCAAGCGTATTCCGGTCGGGCGGATCGGAACGGTGCAGGACGTGACCAACGCCTTCCTCTTTTTCTGCAATCCGGAAAACAGCTTCGTTACTGGACAGACGCTCTATGTCTGCGGTGGGGC
Encoded proteins:
- a CDS encoding DUF3592 domain-containing protein, with amino-acid sequence MSGSLEKYFDDLAAGDPESLFLLVALYFLLAATYSLIYCFRLRNWPSVIGQLQSDEVSAWHSDAIAGDRQYFSRATYTYEVDGKQYEGHRVSPFYMTASHNVRFLLEYQRKGIERPTPNTARVFYNKNKPQKSYLVVPGWLGISIVIAFGVTPMLLHVFV
- a CDS encoding MarR family transcriptional regulator; translation: MPDKRDHDPMKHFRIAGWHKSLEHNRSRRGHSLAQAPGKFVSSYLLYLLAASSEAASHQFHARVRELGLRVPEWRVLACLFDQDGLMITQLARFSLMEQSRMTRIVDQMEKRGLVARRSDQGDGRRVRVYLTSEGQALSERLVEEAQDHEDKLLSALSPADAERIKPSLVRLLGALESTLISNE
- a CDS encoding PDR/VanB family oxidoreductase → MKLVLESVEPETEAIRVFRFREQAGGRLPGYEPGAHIDFDLGAPGTRSYSLIDWPDASQLYTIAVQREDDGTGGSKAMHALSLGDEVSASGPKNDFRLVENAPHTLLLAGGIGITPLISMATQLQSTGRSFKLHYCARTEERMGFAEALKTAFGSAVTLYFDDRSPLDLSKLLNEQETGTHLYVCGPRGMIDAARAAASQAGIADDAVHVELFNSPEKSAEESSFEVEVHGTGQVVSVAPDQTIIEALEAAGLDVMYDCQRGDCGICQTDVVSGEPDHRDVVLSDAEKASGKVMQICVSRAKSARLVLDL
- a CDS encoding aromatic ring-hydroxylating dioxygenase subunit alpha, with protein sequence MRTASEITAMFTGPQVHRDVYTSPEIYRLEMKHLFANTWVFVGHESQTPNKGDYFTTQIGDQPVIQVRHSDGEIYVLFNRCPHKGTKIAIDREGNTGKFFRCPYHAWSFKTNGCLLAIPLKKGYEDTGFSESESAKGMTPVGAVRNYRGFVFARLAPEGIGFEDYFGDSLSSIDNMVDRSPEGRLEIAGPPLRYMHKCNWKMLVENQTDTCHPMVAHESSAGTAVNIWEEMGNPEPRPPAMEIIAPFMSPYEFFEKMGIRTWPNGHGHTGVHHSIHSDYSAIPGYFDALSEAYGEERAKSILDENRHNTVYFPNIMIKGPIQQLRNFIPLGPDKTLVESYIYRLVGAPDQLLARTAMYNRMINAPTSIVGHDDLEMYERAQEGLMSNGMEWVNVQRLRTEAEDFSQETVENGTTERQMRNQFDAWVKFMTVSMEGA
- a CDS encoding aromatic-ring-hydroxylating dioxygenase subunit beta gives rise to the protein MAFSKDQVIDFIYNEARMLDEGRYDEWLSLWLEDGHYWMPLDYKQTDPHLVTSLLYEDMFMLRLRVERLNGARTFSQKPKSRCHHVIQRPFVDEMTEDRIVTNTSMHYVETRLDEQFLLALTAVHELAVVDGALRIANKRVDILNSDAAFGNIQLLP
- a CDS encoding AMP-binding protein yields the protein MNASAPSTVYEIFSVTARKYPDRPVLNVLPGTAEIYDLAPDEVTYADALEQVDLIARELKAAGYSAGMRVALLLENRPAFFLYWLAVNSIGGSVVPINPDLRSAELEYLIGHSEPALIVAIASRHPELETASKSAGMDVPVIVPGDRLPGPRRDAVVARPLEGEAREAAILYTSGTTGKPKGCILPNTYFLLAGHWYANVGGLANLTDAGERMITPLPVFHMNAMAYSFMAMVTVGGCLTVLDRFHPRGWWSDVAASKATCLHYLGVMPSMLMSFEPSPADRAHSVRFGFGAGVDPKLQVAFEERFGFPLVEAWAMTETGAGAVIAASTKDRLVAQASIGKPKAEVECLIIDDEGTPSERGELLVRRAGSEPRYGFFSEYYKDAAATAEAWEGGWFHTGDIVRRTPDGNMFFVDRKKNVIRRSGENIAAVEVESILMRHPEIKAAGVAPVPDPVRGDEVFACLSVKDATPAKAEAITRWCLDQMAYYKAPGFIAFVDKLPLTATQKIQRAALKEMAGRLLHDPDTVATGHLKKRQAG
- a CDS encoding thiolase family protein translates to MGRRAGYDGVAVTAPFSAPYQRYSIETAHWWIAKALRGSLQAAGLKPSDLDGFSVASFTLFPDTAVGLTQHLGLVPRWLDHIPMGGASGVVALRRAARAVQAGDADIVACVAGDTNHIDSFRNMLSSFSRFAQDASYPYGYGGPNANFALLTDRYMREYGATREDFGRICVAQRKNALKYPHAVMKKPLTLEDYLAARPIADPIALFDCVMPCAGSEAFLVMSVEEAMKRDLPFATIGGTIERHNAHADDPIQLRGGWTLDKDELYAMSDCSPEDIDLLQTYDDYPVISMMQMEDLGFCEKGEGPDFVRRKDLTVDGDFPHNTSGGQLSAGQAGAAGGFLGLVEALRQVTGTAGDTQVTNARVAMVSGFGMINYDRGVCSSAAILKSGSA
- a CDS encoding SDR family NAD(P)-dependent oxidoreductase encodes the protein MTKPLQPPPKKNPQKRSQSPTRPPETRSRAALGLSAAAAEGRFALQVCQECFAVQYPARDVCRACLSPELVWQDQSPSGTLLAETTVRTSTKLYFRDRTPWRMGSVQLDAGPVVLCHVHGDCQSGGKVTLLNRLDAAGQGVLLAMPEERTDHMEDDPQLRALSADPKHRRILVTDLRNPNTPALVNALLDAGAATVFVGESESWRPHDNRHALADLENVEILPLDVTDVASVQKLAGEIGGKTDILINTARFVRPGGVLERGDTAFAREEMETNYLGLMRMAQAFGPGMCARTGDGINSAVAWVNILSVHALSNAPEFGCFTASNAAAYSLSQSLRGEFRGSGLRVMNVFTGPTDDEWHQALPPPKVSAVAMARSVVSGLQQGLEDVWCGDVAKEIRDRWRRDPKVLERELTQGGEGA
- a CDS encoding cyclase family protein, whose translation is MTVLDALVSGLSSGAVEIIDLTHTLDPDFPVIVLPPEFGQCARFRMEEVSAYDHRGPAWKWHNISMSEHTGTHFDAPSHWISGKDVARGSVDEIPPEAFVGPAVVIDCSNAVRANEDFELTPDVIAAFEADHGRIPADSWVLMRTDWSKRRGADYLNMRDDGPHSPGPTPEGIRFLIEERDIRGFGTETIGTDAGQGAHYAPPYPAHYFLHGAGKYGLQCLNNLDQLPATGAVLMAAPLKIKNGTGSPLRVLAMVSK
- a CDS encoding SDR family oxidoreductase, giving the protein MSEFTAVVTGGNKGIGADLAEKLLGQGYTVVSVARSAPDKVHPNLHSVEADLLDPAAVSDAAKAIQSEFDVSHLIHNAGLIWPNLVEEAKPEDITGLAQLHLGSALTLLQAVLPGMKDRRFGRVMFNASRAALGAPTRTAYSASKAGMIGMARTWALELAPHGITVNVVAPGPILTDNFWGIVEKDSPQQEALAKRIPVGRIGTVQDVTNAFLFFCNPENSFVTGQTLYVCGGASVGTLTI